A part of Meleagris gallopavo isolate NT-WF06-2002-E0010 breed Aviagen turkey brand Nicholas breeding stock chromosome 26, Turkey_5.1, whole genome shotgun sequence genomic DNA contains:
- the ACAD8 gene encoding isobutyryl-CoA dehydrogenase, mitochondrial: protein IASCIDPSAGLTEEQKEFQKVALDFATKEMAPHMAEWDEKEIFPVETMRKAAQLGFGGIYVKPDVGGSGLSRLDTSIIFEALSTGCTSTTAYMSIHNMCAWMIDTFGNEEQRHRFCPSLCSMEKFASYCLTEPGSGSDAASLLTSAKRKGDTYVLNGSKAFISGGGDTDVYVVMCRTGGPGPKGISCVVLEKGTPGLSFGKKEKKVGWNSQPTRAVIFEDCVVPVGNRLGAEGQGFNIAMKGLNGGRINIASCSLGAAHASVLLAQEHLTVRKQFGEPLASNQYLQFRLAEMATRLVAARLMVRNAARALQDGREDAAVLCSMAKLFATDECFAICNQALQMHGGYGYLKDYAVQQFVRDIRVHQILEGTNEVMRMIVARNLLQG, encoded by the exons ATCGCGTCCTGCATCGACC CATCTGCTGGTCTGacagaggagcagaaggaatTCCAAAAAGTGGCCCTTGATTTTGCTACCAAAGAGATGGCTCCTCACATGGCTGAGTGGGATGAAAAG GAAATATTCCCTGTGGAAACAATGCGAAAGGCAGCCCAGCTGGGATTTGGTGGCATCTACGTGAAACCAGATGTGGGTGGCTCCGGATTGTCACGTCTTGATACCTCCATCATCTTTGAAGCCTTATCAACAGGATGTACCAGCACCACTGCTTACATGAGCATCCACAA CATGTGTGCTTGGATGATTGATACCTTTGGCAATGAGGAACAGAGGCACAGGTTCTGTCCATCACTCTGTAGCATGGAAAAATTTGCTTCTTACTGCCTTACTGAGCCAG GAAGTGGAAGTGATGCAGCTTCCCTGCTGACTTCAGCTAAGAGAAAAGGGGACACCTATGTCCTGAATGGCTCCAAG GCTTTCATCAGTGGAGGCGGTGACACGGATGTGTACGTGGTTATGTGTCGCACAGGAGGCCCAGGCCCCAAGGGCATCTCCTGTGTGGTGCTGGAGAAGGGGACACCAGGCCTCAGCTTTggcaagaaagagaagaag gtGGGGTGGAACTCCCAGCCAACTCGGGCTGTGATTTTTGAGGACTGTGTTGTTCCTGTTGGCAACCGGCTGGGAGCTGAAGGGCAGGGCTTCAACATTGCCATGAAGGGACTGAATGGAGGCAGGATAAACATTG CTTCTTGCTCATTAGGAGCTGCTCACGCCTCTGTTCTTCTGGCTCAGGAACATCTCACTGTCCGCAAACAGTTTGGGGAACCCCTAGCAAGCAACCAG TACCTGCAGTTCAGGCTGGCGGAGATGGCGACGCGCCTGGTGGCAGCGCGGCTCATGGTGCGCAACGCTGCACGGGCTCTGCAGGACGGACGGGAGGACGCAGCCGTGCTGTGCTCCATGGCCAAGCTGTTTGCTACTGATGAGTGCTTTGCG ATCTGTAACCAGGCTCTCCAGATGCACGGGGGCTATGGCTACCTGAAGGATTATGCGGTGCAGCAGTTTGTGCGAGACATCAGAGTCCACCAGATCCTGGAAG GTACCAACGAGGTGATGCGGATGATTGTGGCCAGGAACCTGTTACAGGGGTGA
- the GLB1L2 gene encoding beta-galactosidase-1-like protein 2, with the protein MDRTSAHRSRRSAGRRLPGHVCACHCKAVATCFSRYYPCLPPVVSEPCENAVVHRFNWSELVPLRLWGRTLGLQTEHSQFLLEGMPFRIFGGSMHYFRVPREYWEDRMLKMKACGLNTLTTYVPWNLHEQTRGKFDFSENLDLEAFLSLAAKNGLWVILRPGPYICSEWDLGGLPSWLLQDPEMQLRTTYKGFTEAVDAYFDHLMPIVVPLQYKRGGPIIAVQVENEYGSYAKDPNYMAYVKMALLSRGIVELLMTSDNKNGLSFGLVEGALATVNFQKLEPGVLKYLDTVQRDQPKMVMEYWTGWFDNWGGPHYVFDADEMVNTVASILKLGASINLYMFHGGTNFGFMNGALKTDEYKSDVTSYDYDAVLTEAGDYTSKFFKLRQLFSTIIGQPLPLPPMIESKASYGAILLHQYISLWDVLPSLVQPIKSEFPVNMENLQLNDSSGQSYGYVLYETVIFGGGHLHSRDHVRDRAQVFVNTMYVGELDYNTVELSLPEGQGFRQLRLLVENRGRVNYGLALNEQRKGLIGDIFLNKTPLRNFKIYSLEMKPDFLKSLRQTAGWSAVPDYFVGPAFFRGRLWIEHQPQDTFLKLQGWEKGVVFVNGHNLGRYWKIGPQETLYLPGPWLWKGSNEIIIFEERTAGRIIQSVDIPYLGRTQYVD; encoded by the exons ATGGATCGGACTTCTGCGCATCGATCCCGGCGCTCTGCCGGCCGTCGTCTGCCTGGCCACGTGTGTGCGTGTCATTGCAAAGCGGTGGCG ACTTGCTTTTCCAGGTATTACCCATGCCTGCCGCCTGTTGTTTCAGAGCCCTGTGAGAATGCTGTTGTACACAG GTTTAACTGGAGTGAGCTGGTCCCACTGCGGCTGTGGGGCAGGACGCTGGGGCTGCAGACTGAGCACTCACAGTTCCTGTTGGAGGGAATGCCTTTCCGTATCTTCGGAGGTTCAATGCACTATTTCCGAGTCCCCAGGGAATACTGGGAAGATCGGATGCTTAAGATGAAGGCGTGTGGTTTGAACACCCTCACAAC GTATGTACCATGGAACCTTCATGAGCAAACACGAGGGAAGTTTGACTTCAGTGAGAACCTGGATCTGGA GGCCTTCCTTTCCCTGGCAGCTAAGAATGGGCTGTGGGTGATTCTGCGTCCTGGACCTTACATCTGCTCAGAGTGGGACCTTGGTGGCCTGCCCAG TTGGCTGCTGCAGGACCCAGAGATGCAGCTGAGAACAACATACAAGGGCTTCACAGAGGCAGTGGATGCCTATTTTGATCATCTCATGCCTATCGTAGTCCCTCTTCAG TACAAGAGAGGAGGTCCCATCATTGCAGTGCAGGTGGAGAATGAATATGGTTCCTATGCCAAAGACCCAAACTACATGGCCTATGTGAAAATG GCTCTGTTAAGCAGGGGGATTGTGGAGCTGCTGATGACCTCGGACAACAAGAATGGGTTGTCATTTGGCTTAGTGGAAGGAG CATTGGCCACTGTTAACTTTCAGAAGTTGGAGCCTGGTGTACTGAAATACCTGGACACGGTACAG cgagatcagcccAAGATGGTGATGGAGTACTGGACTGGCTGGTTTGATAACTGGGGAGGCCCTCACTATGTCTTCGATGCAGATG AAATGGTGAATACTGTAGCAAGCATCCTCAAATTAGGAGCATCCATCAATCTCTACATGTTTCATGGAGGCACCAACTTTGGCTTCATGAATGGTGCTTTGAAGACTGATGAATACAAGTCGGATGTCACCAGCTACG ATTACGATGCTGTGCTGACAGAGGCTGGAGACTATACGTCCAAATTTTTCAAGCTCCGACAGCTCTTCAGCACAATCATTG GCCAgcctcttcctctccctcccatgATTGAAAGCAAGGCGTCGTATGGTGCGATCCTGTTGCATCAATATATCTCCCTCTGGGATGTGTTACCATCACTTGTACAG cCCATTAAATCAGAGTTTCCAGTTAACATGGAGAACCTCCAACTAAATGATAGCAGTGGGCAGTCCTATGGATATGTACTCTATGAGACTGTCATATTTGGTGGTGGACACCTGCATTCTAGAGACCATGTCCGGGACCGAGCACAG GTGTTTGTTAACACCATGTATGTTGGTGAGCTGGACTACAACACGGTGGAGCTCTCCCTTCCTGAAGGACAG GGATTCAGGCAGTTAAGACTCTTGGTTGAGAACCGTGGTCGTGTCAATTACGGCCTGGCGCTGAATGAGCAGCGGAAAG GCTTAATTGGTGACATCTTCTTGAATAAAACCCCCCTGAGGAACTTCAAGATTTACAGTCTGGAGATGAAACCTGACTTCTTGAAAAG CTTGCGGCAAACTGCTGGATGGAGTGCAGTCCCAGATTACTTTGTTGGTCCAGCTTTTTTTCGTGGAAGGCTGTGGATAGAGCATCAACCACAGGATACTTTCTTGAAGCTACAG GGCTGGGAAAAAGGAGTTGTGTTTGTCAATGGTCACAACCTTGGCCGCTACTGGAAAATTGGACCTCAGGAAACACTGTACCTTCCTGGCCCCTGGTTGTGGAAAGGGAGCAATGAG ATCATCATTTTTGAGGAACGCACTGCAGGACGGATCATACAGTCTGTCGACATACCTTACTTGGGACGGACCCAGTACGTGGACTGA